TCCTCGTAAGGAGCCGATCCTCGGTGGAAGGAGTAGGGTCTCCCGAGGGGTGGTTGTGCACGAATACAAGGGCCGCCGCCCTGTTTTCCAGGGCAAGGGTCATCACCTCCCCGGGATATACGGCGCTTCCTGTAAGCCCGCCCAGGAAGACGTCCTGGTCATGGATCAATTCGTTTTTCCTGTTAAGAAAGAGGACCTTGAACACCTCCCTTTTAAGATCCCTCATGGAATGGAACAAATAGTCGAAGACGGCCCTGGAAGATCCCAGGAAGGTCCGCCCCGCAAGCCTGTCCCTGAGGTACCTCCCGGCCACCTGATGAACCAGGCTCAAGTAAAGGGCGTTTTTGGGGCCAAGACCTGGAATCTGCATGAGTTTTTCAATCGGGGCTGAAAGAACTCCAGACAGGCTGCCGAATCTCTTCAGGGCTTCCCTGGCCTGAAGCTTGACATCCTTGCGGGGAGTGCCGAGGGTCAGGAGAAACTCGATAACCTCTTCGTCGGAGAACCGCTCCAGGCCTCCTTCCATGAATTTTTCCCGCAGCCTTTTGCGGTGCCCCGCTCCCCTTTTCGGTTGTTCTTTGTTTTTCATCTTCAGTCCTGCTTTTTCCTTCGGGATAAAGTCCATCGGAAGGTTTTTCTCTCCGAGCAGTTATCATACCAGTAGCACTCATTTCCCATGGTATTTTTCGTTGCCGTACCGCTCCCCCCGAAAAAGCTGATACCGTCTCCCATGCTGACAATCAGATCAGGGTATATGTTTCCGGCGATTGTTCGCCTGGGTTTTCCTACGGGACCTATGGGAAATTCCTCGTTTTTCTTCGAGTGTTTGATTTCCGCCTCTCTTTTCACAGGGGAATCCGGTGACCACTGTTTTGAATTCATTTTATCCTGGATCATGAACTCGAACCCGATATTTGCCCCCGGGAAAAAAATTCGTTTCGCCTTCCTGGTTTTCCTGTCGAGGGCGAGGATGACGGTGTGTACCATCATTGGAGACGTGAAGCGCTTATTTTCAGCATATCCGCTGATTACCTGGTGCGTTTCAAATCCGTGTCCCTTTGATGCACCCATTTCGTATCTTGTATCCCTGAAAACGGCATTGAAGGAGGTGAGATACCTTTTTTTCGGCCTGTAATATTCCCAGATTTCATTGAAAGGGA
This window of the Deltaproteobacteria bacterium genome carries:
- the radC gene encoding DNA repair protein RadC, whose translation is MKNKEQPKRGAGHRKRLREKFMEGGLERFSDEEVIEFLLTLGTPRKDVKLQAREALKRFGSLSGVLSAPIEKLMQIPGLGPKNALYLSLVHQVAGRYLRDRLAGRTFLGSSRAVFDYLFHSMRDLKREVFKVLFLNRKNELIHDQDVFLGGLTGSAVYPGEVMTLALENRAAALVFVHNHPSGDPTPSTEDRLLTRNLVWAAHLLMIQVLDHVIIGHNTYYSFADEGWIRKYLEEYRVNLQPLVSREMER